In Torulaspora globosa chromosome 1, complete sequence, a genomic segment contains:
- a CDS encoding uncharacterized protein (ancestral locus Anc_8.648), with product MQGTAVDISTDWLYRGKRKSGGGSGSGGGNGGSSSGGRRARSRSISNAALSQGGVESPPEVAAQEQSGPGPRPRQGKSRSLSVTTSELKRSNSLGERSKKSLFGSLFGKRGGSPTLKEPSSPEVRPQAPPPEAPSPERIVLNRKPARAAELPIQELSRLQLKRVTFAVDEFRSDPAQQLPSRKPRIGNVAVPHDMISEVPSISQGITTNGGGSVSSAVPPITKDSREYKVALEEFKRAAKESLKHQQEAHYAAQRIAQEVANFKNNAAPAAHTKAAPVPHPEIDTKVAKLSIDKPIHMHEYHFEQEPNSQSKEAEITLDVVYTRCCHLREILPIPSTLRQVKGKTAPLHTLKFLNPKPTLIDILSFCDFISVVPINTVIFDKVALTAEMFRIVMISLVNSTSLEKLGLRNVSIDQNGWKVLCKFLLVNKSITKLDISQTKLRPDSSEDCHRENMDWSLFSEVLRKRTGRHLDELLLNGIKFSRLPVEVFQNLLDAFGHRENLVVPLKLGLATSEISDELLKFLFIWVSETLVQGVDLSFNDLSNSVKTIVGKLSALQLENLEYFTLNSTNISTSYDMALILKYLSTLPNLKFLDLSNSPQVFPDVLPYMLKYIPRFARLNRIHLDCNGLSFKDISLVCSILGKCKSLTHVSMISQNNTTEAADDGDAEGQKLRTFLRNALSVTLYAFVRDSPNLVALDFDYENVSDEIKSRIALMLVRNMNRIMDSNFHLDDASSQDELLFDGSLMTETAEDMLERLENKELMKGDATKRYLTKKYLEKLTKLHHKVHSTIDEMFEKRSSGGLLLQEKENLVRLLLLEKNLANILEIFSNIPHLSQLLGSSCITLPSLKHVGPENAVSNPSSADHEFSQRPHIMATDSGRIIDVTTGKPLVREDASATFTLSKRQEEEEGELHKWGFFVQQQRSIYPESETRTLVGSQTSTDSAQATSPPSLASSSSSSTELRTSGQPKLLAKIPSGAELRDAIIKAKGIESIDDLIKSVNSDQVELESIYGGPLKPSHFPKSAATIATTDVGAADQNYDANTDDTVKQSYDKLLNDLKMERPPKKPNASFTND from the coding sequence ATGCAGGGAACCGCGGTGGACATCTCTACGGACTGGTTGTACCGGGggaagaggaagagcgGCGGTGGCAGCGGTAGTGGCGGCGGCAAtggcggcagcagcagcggcgGACGCAGAGCCAGGTCTCGGTCTATCTCGAACGCAGCGCTGTCGCAGGGCGGCGTGGAGTCGCCGCCTGAGGTGGCGGCGCAGGAGCAGTCGGGGCCGGGGCCGCGGCCCCGGCAGGGCAAGAGCCGGTCGCTGTCGGTGACGACGTCCGAGCTGAAGCGGAGCAACTCGTTGGGTGAGCGGTCGAAGAAGTCGCTGTTTGGGTCGCTGTTTGGGAAGCGGGGCGGGAGCCCGACGTTGAAGGAACCGAGTTCTCCCGAGGTGAGACCTCAGGCGCCCCCTCCGGAGGCGCCGTCGCCCGAGCGCATAGTGCTCAATAGGAAGCCGGCTCGGGCTGCCGAGCTGCCGATCCAGGAGCTGTCGCGGTTGCAGCTGAAGCGGGTCACTTTTGCCGTCGACGAGTTCCGGTCGGATCCCGCGCAGCAGCTGCCCTCGCGGAAACCGCGCATCGGTAATGTGGCGGTTCCGCACGATATGATCAGCGAAGTGCCGTCGATCTCGCAGGGAATTACCACCAACGGCGGTGGGTCTGTGAGCAGCGCGGTACCTCCCATAACGAAGGACTCCAGAGAGTATAAAGTGGCGCTCGAGGAATTCAAGAGGGCCGCCAAGGAGTCCCTGAAGCACCAGCAGGAAGCACATTATGCGGCGCAAAGGATAGCTCAGGAAGTAGccaatttcaagaataaTGCGGCACCAGCGGCACATACCAAAGCCGCGCCCGTACCGCACCCCGAGATTGATACCAAAGTTGCCAAACTGTCGATCGACAAACCTATCCACATGCATGAATATCACTTTGAGCAGGAACCAAACTCGCAGTCGAAGGAGGCAGAGATCACTCTCGATGTCGTCTACACAAGATGCTGTCACTTGCGAGAAATCTTGCCTATCCCTTCTACCCTGCGACAGGTGAAAGGGAAGACTGCACCATTGCATactttgaaatttctgAATCCCAAGCCTACCCTAATTGATATCCTATCGTTCTGCGATTTCATCTCAGTGGTTCCGATAAATACCGTTATCTTTGATAAAGTGGCACTGACGGCAGAAATGTTCAGAATCGTTATGATCTCCCTCGTGAATTCAACGTCACTCGAAAAACTGGGCCTGAGGAATGTCAGCATTGATCAAAATGGCTGGAAAGTGCTTTGTAAGTTTCTGCTGGTTAACAAATCAATCACTAAATTGGATATCTCGCAGACAAAACTGAGGCCTGACTCTTCTGAGGACTGTCATCGTGAAAACATGGATTGGTCGTTATTTTCCGAAGTGCTCAGGAAAAGAACCGGTCGGCACTTGGACGAACTGTTGCTCAACGGTATCAAATTTAGTAGGTTGCCGGTTGAAGTTTTCCAAAACCTCCTGGATGCATTCGGTCACCGAGAAAACCTCGTCGTGCCATTGAAGCTGGGTCTCGCTACCTCAGAGATAAGCGACGAACTTTTAAAATTCTTATTCATTTGGGTCTCAGAGACTTTAGTTCAAGGGGTTGATCTTTCCTTTAACGATTTATCTAACTCTGTGAAGACAATTGTGGGTAAACTTTCTGCTTTGCAGCTGGAGAATCTGGAGTACTTCACGCTGAACAGTACAAACATTTCTACTTCCTATGACATGGCTCTGATTCTTAAATACTTGTCGACATTGCCAAATTTGAAGTTTTTGGATTTAAGCAATTCGCCGCAAGTGTTTCCTGATGTACTGCCATATATGCTCAAATATATCCCGAGGTTTGCCAGACTGAATCGTATCCATCTCGATTGTAATGGActcagcttcaaagacatTTCACTAGTTTGCAGTATTCTTGGCAAATGCAAATCTTTGACTCACGTATCTATGATTTCTCAAAACAATACGACAGAAGCAGCTGATGATGGAGATGCGGAAGGTCAAAAACTGAGAACCTTTTTAAGGAACGCGCTTTCCGTGACACTTTATGCTTTCGTTAGGGACTCACCCAATTTGGTTGCTTTGGATTTCGACTATGAGAATGTCTCtgatgagatcaaatcGAGAATAGCCCTGATGTTGGTGCGTAACATGAACAGGATCATGGATTCCAACTTTCACCTGGATGACGCTTCGTCACAAGATGAATTGCTCTTCGATGGCAGCCTCATGACtgaaactgctgaagatATGCTGGAAAGATTGGAGAACAAGGAACTGATGAAGGGCGATGCAACAAAAAGATATTTGACTAAGAAATACTTAGAAAAATTAACGAAACTACACCATAAAGTCCATTCAACTATTGATGAAATGTTCGAAAAGAGGAGTTCAGGCGGGCTGCTCTTAcaggagaaggaaaatCTTGTGCGGCTGCTTTTACTGGAAAAGAATTTGGCGAACATTCTGGAGATTTTTTCCAACATACCTCATCTCTCACAACTTTTGGGCTCAAGCTGTATTACTTTACCATCCTTGAAGCACGTCGGCCCAGAAAATGCAGTTTCGAATCCGAGCTCAGCGGATCATGAGTTCAGTCAGAGGCCTCACATCATGGCAACAGACTCTGGCAGGATCATCGATGTTACCACTGGAAAACCCCTGGTGCGTGAAGATGCATCCGCTACGTTTACTTTGAGCAAGAggcaggaagaagaagaaggtgagCTGCATAAGTGGGGATTCTTCGTTCAACAGCAAAGATCAATTTATCCAGAGAGTGAAACCAGAACTTTAGTCGGAAGTCAAACGTCGACTGATTCGGCACAGGCAACTTCCCCGCCATCCTTAGCATCCTCGTCATCCAGCTCTACGGAACTCAGGACCTCAGGGCAGCCCAAGCTGCTGGCCAAGATACCGTCAGGGGCTGAGCTGCGAGACGCCATTATCAAGGCAAAAGGGATTGAATCCATTGACGACCTCATTAAGAGCGTTAACAGCGATCAAGTTGAATTGGAGAGCATCTACGGCGGTCCACTAAAACCTAGCCATTTCCCAAAATCCGCGGCTACGATTGCCACTACCGACGTTGGTGCAGCCGACCAAAATTATGACGCGAATACGGATGACACCGTGAAGCAAAGCTATGATAAACTACTGAACGATCTCAAGATGGAGCGCCCGCCGAAGAAGCCCAACGCTTCTTTCACAAACGACTAA